In Pseudomonas lalkuanensis, the following are encoded in one genomic region:
- a CDS encoding sensor histidine kinase has protein sequence MNADTRPLPTGLSAQGRRIFRLYSLYRLLIGLVLVLLISSEMDDRLLDLARPDLFRNASWFYLILNALIAALVPRPRSMVQVFSLAVVDVLLLSCLFFAAGGTPSGIANLIVVSVAISNILLRGRIGLLVAAVAAIGLIYLTFYLSISQPAAASQFVQAGGFGALCFAAALFIQGLSRRLQISETLAEQRAEDVANLEALNAQILERMRTGILVLDPRNQVLLANNGALALLGKDNLSGQALSSQCPELLESLRQWLANPTLRPQSLQAFADGPTLQPSFVHLQRGGQQNTLVFLEDISQIAQQAQQLKLASLGRLTAGIAHEIRNPLGAISHAAQLLQESDELQSPDRRLAQIIQDHSRRMNLVIENVLQLSRRRQSEPQLLDLKYWLTRFASEFRTSASPNQTLHLSTLGSTLQTRMDPHQLTQVLTNLVQNGLRYSSKKNTEGQVWLKLFRDPESDLPVLEVEDDGEGVPPEQVHNIFEPFFTTDSKGTGLGLYISRELCESNQARLDYKPREHGGSCFRITFAHPRKLS, from the coding sequence GTGAACGCTGATACCCGCCCACTCCCGACCGGGCTCAGCGCCCAGGGGCGACGCATCTTCCGCCTCTACAGCCTCTACCGGCTGCTGATCGGCCTGGTGCTGGTACTCCTGATCTCCAGCGAAATGGACGACCGCCTGCTGGATCTCGCACGGCCCGACCTGTTCCGCAACGCCAGCTGGTTCTACCTGATCCTGAACGCCCTGATCGCCGCCCTGGTGCCCCGCCCAAGGAGCATGGTGCAGGTCTTCAGCCTGGCCGTGGTGGATGTATTGCTGCTCTCCTGCCTGTTCTTCGCGGCCGGCGGCACACCGAGCGGCATCGCCAACCTCATCGTGGTCTCGGTGGCCATCTCCAATATCCTCCTGCGTGGGCGTATCGGGCTCCTGGTGGCCGCAGTGGCGGCGATCGGGCTGATCTACCTGACCTTCTACCTCAGCATCAGCCAACCCGCGGCCGCCAGCCAGTTCGTCCAGGCCGGCGGTTTCGGCGCCTTGTGCTTTGCCGCAGCCCTGTTCATCCAGGGGCTGAGTCGACGCCTGCAGATCAGCGAGACGCTTGCGGAGCAACGCGCAGAGGATGTGGCCAACCTGGAGGCGCTGAACGCGCAGATCCTCGAACGCATGCGCACCGGCATCCTGGTGCTGGACCCTCGCAACCAGGTCCTGCTCGCCAACAATGGCGCCCTGGCCCTGCTGGGCAAGGACAACCTGTCGGGCCAAGCCCTGAGCAGCCAATGCCCCGAACTGCTGGAAAGCCTGCGGCAATGGCTCGCCAACCCGACCCTTCGCCCACAGAGTCTCCAGGCATTCGCCGACGGTCCGACGCTGCAACCGAGCTTCGTCCACCTCCAGCGGGGCGGTCAGCAGAATACCCTGGTCTTCCTCGAGGACATCTCGCAGATCGCCCAGCAGGCCCAGCAGCTCAAACTCGCCTCCCTTGGCCGCCTGACCGCAGGCATCGCCCATGAAATCCGCAACCCCCTGGGCGCCATCAGCCACGCAGCCCAGTTGCTGCAGGAGTCGGACGAACTCCAGAGCCCCGATCGGCGCCTGGCGCAGATCATCCAGGACCACTCGCGGCGCATGAACCTCGTGATCGAGAACGTGCTCCAGCTGTCCCGCCGTCGCCAGTCGGAACCCCAGCTGCTGGATCTCAAATACTGGCTGACCCGTTTCGCCAGTGAATTCCGCACGTCCGCGAGTCCCAACCAGACCCTGCACCTGAGCACACTCGGCAGCACGCTGCAGACCCGCATGGACCCGCACCAGCTCACCCAGGTGCTGACCAACCTGGTGCAGAACGGCCTGCGCTACAGCAGCAAGAAGAACACCGAGGGCCAGGTCTGGCTCAAGTTGTTCCGCGACCCCGAAAGCGACCTGCCGGTACTGGAAGTGGAAGACGACGGGGAAGGCGTCCCGCCTGAGCAGGTACACAATATCTTCGAGCCCTTCTTCACCACCGACAGCAAGGGCACGGGCCTCGGCCTGTACATCTCCCGCGAGCTCTGTGAAAGCAACCAGGCCCGCCTCGACTACAAACCGCGCGAGCACGGCGGCAGCTGCTTCCGCATCACCTTCGCCCATCCGCGCAAACTGAGCTGA
- a CDS encoding PP0621 family protein, protein MFRLLFWIAVIFAAIWLWRRFKTPSTPRPQPRQQDATQPMVRCAQCGIHVPRNHALSRDDRWYCSRAHLEQDQGSGER, encoded by the coding sequence ATGTTTCGCCTGCTGTTCTGGATTGCCGTGATCTTCGCCGCCATCTGGCTGTGGCGCCGCTTCAAGACCCCCTCGACGCCCCGCCCCCAGCCACGCCAGCAGGACGCGACACAACCGATGGTGCGTTGCGCACAATGCGGTATTCACGTCCCCCGCAACCACGCCCTGTCCCGGGACGATCGCTGGTACTGCAGCCGGGCGCACCTGGAACAGGACCAGGGTTCCGGTGAACGCTGA
- a CDS encoding NAD+ synthase yields the protein MRQNLRIVMAQLNFRVGDVQGNVERIIEAANSAREAWEADVIVFPELSLCGYPPEDLLLRSSMQRRIEMGLQRLRDEVRGIYLVVGYPWLEDELRYNACAVIADGQLLASYYKQRLPNYRVFDEKRYFESGQQPCVVDIKGVAVALSICEDIWFPEPMAQARAAGAKLMLSLNASPFHLDKQLEREEVLAERVAEGEMPVIYVNQVGGQDELVFDGGSCVMDTGGVICQRAPAFVEGLYPVDLQLQDGIWRPRRTHCAELPELEASVYQALVMGVRDYVRKNGFKGVVMGLSGGIDSALTLAVAVDALGAERVDAVMMPYHYTAQISLEDAEAEAHLLGVGYRVLPIAPVVEALQQVLAPVFDGHSRDASEENLQARCRGTLLMAISNKKGSLVLTTGNKSELAVGYATLYGDMAGGFDVLKDVPKSLVFRLAEYRNSLGPVIPPRVIERPPSAELAPGQQDDDSLPPYPVLDEILKLYIEHDLSANAIIAEGFDEDTVNRVLGMVDRNEYKRRQAAVGIRVTQRGFGRDRRYPITSGWRLGD from the coding sequence ATGCGCCAAAACCTGCGAATCGTGATGGCCCAGCTCAATTTCCGTGTCGGCGACGTCCAGGGCAACGTCGAGCGGATTATCGAGGCGGCGAATTCCGCCCGCGAGGCCTGGGAAGCGGATGTCATCGTCTTCCCCGAGCTGTCCCTGTGCGGCTACCCGCCGGAGGACCTGTTGCTGCGCTCCAGCATGCAGCGGCGCATCGAGATGGGGCTGCAGCGGCTGCGCGACGAGGTGCGCGGCATCTACCTCGTGGTCGGTTATCCCTGGCTGGAAGATGAGCTGCGCTACAACGCCTGCGCGGTGATTGCTGATGGCCAGCTGCTGGCCAGCTACTACAAGCAGCGTTTGCCCAATTACCGGGTGTTCGACGAGAAGCGCTATTTCGAATCCGGACAGCAGCCGTGTGTCGTCGACATCAAGGGGGTGGCGGTGGCGCTGTCGATCTGTGAAGACATCTGGTTTCCCGAGCCCATGGCCCAGGCCCGCGCCGCCGGGGCGAAGCTGATGCTCAGCCTGAATGCCTCGCCCTTCCATCTGGACAAGCAGCTGGAGCGCGAGGAGGTGCTGGCCGAGCGGGTGGCCGAGGGCGAAATGCCGGTGATCTATGTGAACCAGGTCGGTGGCCAGGATGAGCTGGTATTCGATGGCGGCAGTTGCGTCATGGATACCGGGGGGGTGATCTGCCAGCGCGCGCCGGCCTTTGTCGAAGGCCTCTACCCGGTGGATCTGCAGTTGCAGGACGGGATCTGGCGGCCGCGCCGGACCCATTGCGCCGAACTTCCGGAGCTCGAGGCGAGTGTCTATCAGGCGCTGGTGATGGGCGTGCGTGACTACGTTCGGAAGAACGGTTTCAAGGGTGTGGTGATGGGATTGTCCGGCGGTATCGATTCGGCCCTGACCCTCGCGGTGGCGGTCGATGCGCTCGGGGCGGAGCGGGTGGACGCCGTGATGATGCCCTATCACTACACGGCGCAGATCAGCCTGGAAGATGCCGAGGCCGAGGCGCATCTGCTTGGCGTCGGTTATCGGGTATTACCCATTGCGCCTGTGGTCGAGGCTTTGCAGCAGGTCTTGGCGCCGGTGTTCGACGGCCATTCCCGCGATGCCAGCGAGGAGAATTTGCAGGCGCGCTGCCGCGGCACGCTGCTGATGGCCATTTCCAACAAGAAAGGCAGCCTGGTGTTGACCACCGGCAACAAGAGCGAGCTGGCGGTAGGCTACGCGACCCTCTATGGCGATATGGCCGGCGGGTTCGATGTGCTCAAGGATGTGCCGAAGTCGCTGGTCTTCCGTTTGGCTGAATACCGCAACAGCCTGGGCCCGGTGATCCCGCCACGGGTGATCGAACGGCCGCCCTCGGCGGAGTTGGCGCCGGGGCAGCAGGATGACGACTCGCTACCGCCCTATCCGGTGCTGGACGAGATTCTCAAGCTCTACATCGAACATGACCTGTCGGCCAACGCCATCATTGCCGAGGGGTTCGATGAGGACACCGTGAACCGGGTACTGGGCATGGTGGATCGCAACGAATACAAACGGCGCCAGGCTGCAGTGGGCATCCGGGTGACGCAGCGGGGCTTCGGGCGGGACCGGCGCTATCCGATTACTTCGGGATGGCGGCTGGGAGATTGA
- a CDS encoding outer membrane protein assembly factor BamD: MQVKHLLLIATLALAAACSSNKEVVDENLSEAELYQQAQADLDNSSYTPAIAKLKALESRYPFGRYAEQAQLELIYAYYKNVEPEAAKSAAERFIRLHPQHPNVDYAYYLKGLASFEQDRGLLARFLPLDMTKRDPGAARDSYNEFAQLTSRYPNSRYAPDAKQRMIYLRNLLAAYEIHVAHYYLTREAYVAAANRGRYVVENFQETPAVGDGLAVMVEAYQRLGLNELAASSLETLKLNYPDHPTLVDGQFVPREEEADNRSWLAKATLGLIESDAPLPPGETRAAQDVIKQYEDAKEQIPEELLPENQDEVQEEQHESEANQNGRSWFSYMTFGLFD; this comes from the coding sequence ATGCAAGTGAAACACCTGCTGCTGATCGCCACTCTCGCCCTCGCCGCCGCCTGTTCCTCCAATAAGGAAGTGGTGGACGAGAACCTGAGCGAAGCCGAGCTGTATCAGCAGGCCCAGGCCGATCTGGACAACAGCAGCTACACCCCCGCCATCGCCAAGCTCAAGGCCCTGGAATCCCGCTATCCCTTCGGCCGCTACGCCGAACAGGCCCAGCTCGAGCTGATCTACGCCTATTACAAGAACGTCGAGCCGGAAGCCGCCAAGTCCGCCGCCGAGCGCTTCATCCGCCTGCACCCGCAGCACCCGAACGTCGACTACGCGTACTACCTGAAGGGCCTGGCCTCCTTCGAGCAGGACCGTGGCCTGCTGGCGCGCTTCCTGCCGCTGGACATGACCAAGCGCGACCCGGGAGCCGCCCGCGACTCTTACAACGAGTTCGCCCAGCTCACCAGCCGCTACCCGAACAGCCGCTACGCCCCGGATGCCAAGCAGCGCATGATCTACCTGCGCAACCTGCTGGCCGCTTACGAAATCCACGTCGCCCACTACTATCTGACCCGCGAGGCCTATGTCGCCGCCGCCAACCGTGGTCGTTACGTAGTGGAAAACTTCCAGGAAACCCCCGCCGTCGGCGATGGCCTGGCCGTGATGGTCGAGGCTTACCAGCGCCTGGGCCTGAACGAGCTGGCCGCTTCCAGCCTGGAAACCCTGAAGCTGAACTACCCGGATCACCCGACCCTGGTCGACGGCCAGTTCGTCCCGCGCGAAGAAGAAGCCGACAACCGTTCCTGGCTGGCCAAGGCCACCCTGGGCCTGATCGAGAGCGATGCGCCGCTGCCCCCGGGCGAAACCCGTGCCGCCCAGGACGTGATCAAGCAGTACGAAGACGCCAAGGAGCAGATCCCGGAGGAGCTGCTGCCGGAGAACCAGGACGAAGTGCAGGAAGAACAGCACGAGTCCGAGGCCAACCAGAACGGCCGCTCCTGGTTCAGCTACATGACCTTCGGCCTGTTCGACTGA
- the rluD gene encoding 23S rRNA pseudouridine(1911/1915/1917) synthase RluD: protein MSSITKQVIQLSAEVPSELGGQRLDQVAAQLFSEHSRSRLAGWIKDGLLTVDGSVLRPRDIVHGGALLELNAEQESQGEWVAQDIELDIVYEDEHLLVLDKPAGLVVHPAAGHADGTLLNALLHHVPGLENVPRAGIVHRLDKDTTGLMVVAKTLEAHTSLVAQLQARSVSRVYEAVVVGVITSGGKVDAPIGRHGQQRQRMAVVAGGKPAVSHYRVLERFRSHTHTRVKLETGRTHQIRVHMAYVNFPLVGDPVYGGRFRIPPAASPTLIQTLKEFPRQALHARFLELDHPVSGERMKWESPLPDDFVWLLSLLRQDRESFEQ from the coding sequence ATGTCTTCCATTACCAAGCAGGTCATTCAACTCAGCGCCGAGGTACCGTCCGAATTGGGCGGGCAACGTCTCGACCAGGTCGCTGCGCAACTTTTTTCCGAGCACTCCCGTTCCCGCCTCGCCGGCTGGATCAAGGACGGGCTCCTGACCGTTGACGGCAGCGTGCTGCGTCCGCGGGACATCGTGCATGGCGGCGCGCTACTGGAGCTGAACGCCGAGCAGGAGTCCCAGGGCGAGTGGGTGGCCCAGGACATCGAGCTCGACATCGTTTACGAGGACGAGCACCTGCTGGTGCTGGACAAGCCCGCCGGCCTGGTGGTGCATCCGGCCGCGGGGCATGCCGACGGCACGCTGCTGAATGCCCTGCTGCACCATGTGCCGGGTCTGGAGAATGTGCCGCGAGCGGGTATCGTCCATCGCCTGGACAAGGACACCACCGGCCTGATGGTGGTGGCCAAGACCCTCGAAGCCCACACCAGCCTGGTGGCGCAGTTGCAAGCGCGCAGCGTGAGCCGTGTCTATGAGGCGGTGGTGGTCGGCGTGATCACCTCCGGTGGCAAGGTGGATGCGCCCATCGGTCGCCATGGCCAGCAGCGCCAGCGCATGGCCGTGGTTGCCGGCGGCAAGCCCGCCGTCAGTCACTATCGGGTGCTGGAGCGTTTCCGCTCCCATACCCACACTCGCGTCAAGCTGGAAACCGGCCGTACCCACCAGATTCGCGTGCACATGGCCTATGTGAACTTCCCGCTGGTGGGCGACCCCGTCTACGGTGGTCGTTTCCGCATTCCGCCGGCGGCGAGCCCGACCCTGATCCAGACCCTCAAGGAATTCCCGCGCCAGGCCCTGCATGCGCGCTTCCTCGAACTGGACCACCCGGTGAGCGGCGAGCGCATGAAGTGGGAGTCCCCGCTGCCTGACGATTTCGTCTGGCTGCTCAGCCTGCTGCGCCAGGATCGCGAGTCCTTCGAGCAATGA
- the pgeF gene encoding peptidoglycan editing factor PgeF, which translates to MTNWLKPDWPAPSRVKACVTTRDGGFSLPPFEGLNLGSHVGDDPLAVERNRQVLTSTLACRPAWLSQVHGVHVVQADPGRVDEADASWTAEPGVASAVLTADCLPALFCDRAGSKVAAAHAGWRGLANGVLEATLDALALPAEEVLVWLGPAIGPAAFEVGPEVREAFVASHPEAGQAFRPSVNEGKYMADIYQLARIRLAARGIHAVYGGGFCTVSDPRFYSYRRASRTGRFASLVWLAG; encoded by the coding sequence ATGACCAACTGGCTGAAGCCCGATTGGCCTGCACCTTCGCGGGTAAAGGCCTGTGTCACCACCCGCGACGGTGGCTTCAGCCTGCCTCCTTTCGAGGGCCTGAACCTTGGCAGCCACGTCGGCGACGATCCACTTGCCGTCGAAAGAAATCGCCAGGTGCTGACCTCTACCCTGGCCTGCCGGCCCGCCTGGCTGAGCCAGGTGCATGGCGTGCATGTCGTACAGGCCGATCCCGGTCGCGTGGACGAGGCGGATGCCAGCTGGACGGCCGAGCCAGGCGTCGCCAGCGCGGTTCTGACGGCCGACTGCCTGCCGGCGCTGTTCTGCGACCGCGCTGGCAGCAAGGTCGCGGCTGCCCACGCCGGCTGGCGTGGCCTGGCCAATGGTGTGCTGGAAGCGACCCTGGATGCGCTTGCCTTGCCGGCGGAAGAGGTGCTGGTCTGGCTCGGCCCGGCCATCGGTCCTGCGGCCTTCGAGGTTGGTCCCGAGGTGCGTGAAGCTTTCGTTGCCAGTCATCCCGAAGCGGGCCAGGCCTTCCGGCCCAGCGTCAATGAAGGCAAATACATGGCCGATATCTACCAGCTGGCGCGCATTCGCCTCGCCGCACGTGGCATCCATGCCGTGTATGGCGGTGGTTTCTGCACCGTCAGCGATCCGCGCTTCTATTCCTACCGCCGCGCCTCGCGCACGGGCCGCTTCGCCAGCCTCGTCTGGCTGGCAGGCTGA